In one window of Gossypium hirsutum isolate 1008001.06 chromosome A01, Gossypium_hirsutum_v2.1, whole genome shotgun sequence DNA:
- the LOC107917500 gene encoding axial regulator YABBY 4 isoform X4, with translation MYIKSPPHHPHCLSLSPPHFLTHKLSETDKLTSTKKKMSTLNHLFDLTEQICYVQCGFCTTILLVSVPCNSLSMVVTVRCGHCTSLLSVNMMKASFVPLHLLASFAHDDEPKEEAVSEEVGGHRKTSDRRSPSLMSSSDNGEEDIVRVNPTVNKPPEKRQRAPSAYNRFIKFIHSWWQRRDQETENSKSQHSAQRSLQHCCKKLGPLSSHSQAQQRRRSEL, from the exons ATGTATATCAAAAGCCCACCACATCATCCTCattgtctctctctctctccccctcACTTCCTCACACACAAACTCTCAGAAACAGACAAACTAACATCAACAAAGAAGAAAATGTCGACACTGAATCATCTCTTTGATCTCACTGAGCAGATTTGTTATGTACAATGTGGTTTCTGCACTACCATTTTActg GTAAGTGTCCCATGTAACAGCTTGTCCATGGTGGTGACAGTGAGATGTGGGCACTGCACAAGCCTTCTCTCAGTTAATATGATGAAAGCTTCGTTTGTCCCACTGCACCTTCTAGCTTCCTTTGCTCATGATGATGAG CCAAAAGAAGAAGCAGTTTCAGAAGAAGTGGGTGGCCATAGGAAGACCTCAGACAGGCGCAGCCCATCGTTGATGAGCTCTTCCGATAATGGAGAAGAAGATATAGTCCGTGTGAATCCCACAGTCAACAAGC CGCCAGAGAAGAGGCAAAGAGCTCCATCAGCTTATAATCGCTTCATCAA ATTCATTCATTCTTGGTGGCAGAGAAGAGATCAGGAGACTGAAAACTCAAAATCCCAACATTCCGCACAAAGAAGCCTTCAGCACTGCTGCAAAAAAT TGGGCCCACTTTCCTCCCATTCACAAGCACAACAAAGGAGAAGGAGTGAGTTGTGA
- the LOC107917500 gene encoding axial regulator YABBY 4 isoform X2: MYIKSPPHHPHCLSLSPPHFLTHKLSETDKLTSTKKKMSTLNHLFDLTEQICYVQCGFCTTILLVKEKKNVFPTLYMHALKSFLSPASDNLAFEILQVSVPCNSLSMVVTVRCGHCTSLLSVNMMKASFVPLHLLASFAHDDEPKEEAVSEEVGGHRKTSDRRSPSLMSSSDNGEEDIVRVNPTVNKPPEKRQRAPSAYNRFIKFIHSWWQRRDQETENSKSQHSAQRSLQHCCKKLGPLSSHSQAQQRRRSEL, encoded by the exons ATGTATATCAAAAGCCCACCACATCATCCTCattgtctctctctctctccccctcACTTCCTCACACACAAACTCTCAGAAACAGACAAACTAACATCAACAAAGAAGAAAATGTCGACACTGAATCATCTCTTTGATCTCACTGAGCAGATTTGTTATGTACAATGTGGTTTCTGCACTACCATTTTActggtaaaagaaaaaaagaatgttTTTCCCACACTATATATGCATGCGTTAAAGTCTTTTCTCTCTCCAGCTTCTGATAATTTGGCTTTTGAAATATTGCAGGTAAGTGTCCCATGTAACAGCTTGTCCATGGTGGTGACAGTGAGATGTGGGCACTGCACAAGCCTTCTCTCAGTTAATATGATGAAAGCTTCGTTTGTCCCACTGCACCTTCTAGCTTCCTTTGCTCATGATGATGAG CCAAAAGAAGAAGCAGTTTCAGAAGAAGTGGGTGGCCATAGGAAGACCTCAGACAGGCGCAGCCCATCGTTGATGAGCTCTTCCGATAATGGAGAAGAAGATATAGTCCGTGTGAATCCCACAGTCAACAAGC CGCCAGAGAAGAGGCAAAGAGCTCCATCAGCTTATAATCGCTTCATCAA ATTCATTCATTCTTGGTGGCAGAGAAGAGATCAGGAGACTGAAAACTCAAAATCCCAACATTCCGCACAAAGAAGCCTTCAGCACTGCTGCAAAAAAT TGGGCCCACTTTCCTCCCATTCACAAGCACAACAAAGGAGAAGGAGTGAGTTGTGA
- the LOC107917500 gene encoding axial regulator YABBY 4 isoform X3, translated as MYIKSPPHHPHCLSLSPPHFLTHKLSETDKLTSTKKKMSTLNHLFDLTEQICYVQCGFCTTILLVSVPCNSLSMVVTVRCGHCTSLLSVNMMKASFVPLHLLASFAHDDEPKEEAVSEEVGGHRKTSDRRSPSLMSSSDNGEEDIVRVNPTVNKPPEKRQRAPSAYNRFIKEEIRRLKTQNPNIPHKEAFSTAAKNWAHFPPIHKHNKGEGVSCERDEGEASWNVEATEVHIQGNDFRERKAARNSIWTKSPFE; from the exons ATGTATATCAAAAGCCCACCACATCATCCTCattgtctctctctctctccccctcACTTCCTCACACACAAACTCTCAGAAACAGACAAACTAACATCAACAAAGAAGAAAATGTCGACACTGAATCATCTCTTTGATCTCACTGAGCAGATTTGTTATGTACAATGTGGTTTCTGCACTACCATTTTActg GTAAGTGTCCCATGTAACAGCTTGTCCATGGTGGTGACAGTGAGATGTGGGCACTGCACAAGCCTTCTCTCAGTTAATATGATGAAAGCTTCGTTTGTCCCACTGCACCTTCTAGCTTCCTTTGCTCATGATGATGAG CCAAAAGAAGAAGCAGTTTCAGAAGAAGTGGGTGGCCATAGGAAGACCTCAGACAGGCGCAGCCCATCGTTGATGAGCTCTTCCGATAATGGAGAAGAAGATATAGTCCGTGTGAATCCCACAGTCAACAAGC CGCCAGAGAAGAGGCAAAGAGCTCCATCAGCTTATAATCGCTTCATCAA AGAAGAGATCAGGAGACTGAAAACTCAAAATCCCAACATTCCGCACAAAGAAGCCTTCAGCACTGCTGCAAAAAAT TGGGCCCACTTTCCTCCCATTCACAAGCACAACAAAGGAGAAGGAGTGAGTTGTGAGCGGGACGAGGGAGAGGCGTCATGGAACGTAGAGGCTACTGAG GTTCACATACAAGGCAATGATTTCCGTGAAAGAAAAGCCGCAAGGAATTCCATATGGACCAAGTCACCATTTGAGTGA
- the LOC107917500 gene encoding axial regulator YABBY 4 isoform X1: protein MYIKSPPHHPHCLSLSPPHFLTHKLSETDKLTSTKKKMSTLNHLFDLTEQICYVQCGFCTTILLVKEKKNVFPTLYMHALKSFLSPASDNLAFEILQVSVPCNSLSMVVTVRCGHCTSLLSVNMMKASFVPLHLLASFAHDDEPKEEAVSEEVGGHRKTSDRRSPSLMSSSDNGEEDIVRVNPTVNKPPEKRQRAPSAYNRFIKEEIRRLKTQNPNIPHKEAFSTAAKNWAHFPPIHKHNKGEGVSCERDEGEASWNVEATEVHIQGNDFRERKAARNSIWTKSPFE from the exons ATGTATATCAAAAGCCCACCACATCATCCTCattgtctctctctctctccccctcACTTCCTCACACACAAACTCTCAGAAACAGACAAACTAACATCAACAAAGAAGAAAATGTCGACACTGAATCATCTCTTTGATCTCACTGAGCAGATTTGTTATGTACAATGTGGTTTCTGCACTACCATTTTActggtaaaagaaaaaaagaatgttTTTCCCACACTATATATGCATGCGTTAAAGTCTTTTCTCTCTCCAGCTTCTGATAATTTGGCTTTTGAAATATTGCAGGTAAGTGTCCCATGTAACAGCTTGTCCATGGTGGTGACAGTGAGATGTGGGCACTGCACAAGCCTTCTCTCAGTTAATATGATGAAAGCTTCGTTTGTCCCACTGCACCTTCTAGCTTCCTTTGCTCATGATGATGAG CCAAAAGAAGAAGCAGTTTCAGAAGAAGTGGGTGGCCATAGGAAGACCTCAGACAGGCGCAGCCCATCGTTGATGAGCTCTTCCGATAATGGAGAAGAAGATATAGTCCGTGTGAATCCCACAGTCAACAAGC CGCCAGAGAAGAGGCAAAGAGCTCCATCAGCTTATAATCGCTTCATCAA AGAAGAGATCAGGAGACTGAAAACTCAAAATCCCAACATTCCGCACAAAGAAGCCTTCAGCACTGCTGCAAAAAAT TGGGCCCACTTTCCTCCCATTCACAAGCACAACAAAGGAGAAGGAGTGAGTTGTGAGCGGGACGAGGGAGAGGCGTCATGGAACGTAGAGGCTACTGAG GTTCACATACAAGGCAATGATTTCCGTGAAAGAAAAGCCGCAAGGAATTCCATATGGACCAAGTCACCATTTGAGTGA
- the LOC107917017 gene encoding uncharacterized protein has protein sequence MIYCHNYNHVIPCLHCHPHSYIRMVQHLIERCLLLYMNRQQCVKALAKYASIRPCITITVWRELEKENKDFFEAYFQALSPYRPFMGTFEGNRVMKGRISTGSE, from the exons ATGATATACTGTCACAACTACAACCATGTTATTCCTTGTCTTCATTGCCACCCACATAGCTACATTAGGATG GTTCAACATCTGATCGAGAGATGTTTGCTGCTTTACATGAACCGACAACAATGTGTCAAGGCACTGGCAAAGTATGCAAGCATTCGGCCGTGCATTACAATTACAG TGTGGAGAGAGCTAGAAAAGGAGAacaaggacttctttgaagcatattTTCAAGCTCTCTCTCCCTACAGGCCTTTTATGG GTACATTCGAAGGAAACCGAGTTATGAAAGGAAGAATCAGTACTGGAAGTGAATGA